The genomic interval CATCAGGGGCAAAACGCTGCTCTACCACTTCCGAGCCTAGCGCCTCCACCTTGTTGCGAATAGCAGGACCAAATTTGTCCGCAATCCGACCGGAGAAGACTTCTCCTCCTGTAGTGACAAGGCCGATCCGTTTTTCCTGGAACAGCTTTACTTGGACGATCGGTCCATCGAATTGCTTGGCCAGCTCTTCTAGCTCGATGATCCGTTTTTCTTCCATAATCAGCGGAATGATGCGCGTCGCAGCGAGCGTATGGCCTGGATGGACCACCTGATCTCCGTACATCGTGGAAAAAGCGATGCCATCCAATGCGTTCAGCGCGTGGACAGCTTCTTCGTTAATTTTCGCCAAACCGGTACGCGATGCCTTCATGGAAACCTTGCCTTCGTATGGTTCGGTCAAGGTCAAGCCTCCTCCTGATACAGCCTTGGCGATCCGGATTCCCGCTTCTTCCTCGTGAATAAAGCCTTCTGGCATTTCCAACACGTAGATGTGTTCTTTGCCGATCGACAGCAATGGCTCAATATCGGCTTCCGTAACCACATGCCCCTTTTTGAAAAGACGCCCTTTAAATTCACCAGGCAAGATCTGCGTCATGTCGTGTGGAAGCATCATGCCAATCGCTTCTCGCACTGGCACTTCCCGCATCTGTGGCTTGTCTACCATCCTAAACCACCCCAATCTTCATTGGCCTCTCCCGTTCCCTGCAAGATGTGCAAGGCATCACCAAGCATATCACCAATGGCGTTGTAGCAGATCTCTACGCCTGTTGGATTGCCCGGAAGGTTTATAATGAGAGAATTCCCTCTCGTACCTGCTACCGCTCTCGTCAGCATAGCGCGGCGAGACTGCTGCAATCCGGCACGACGCATTTCCTCAGCCAGTCCAGGGACAGGTCTGTCCGTGACCCATGCCGTTACTTCTGGAGTAACATCTCGCGGACTAAGTCCCGTTCCGCCCGTAACAATCAAAAGATCGCATTTTTCCCGGTCTACGAGTTCAATCATATGTTCTTTCAGATCTTCCATATCATCGGCGACTGCTCGATAGACAGCCACATCTACACGTAACCATTCTGTTGTCAATTGACGAATAATCGGGATGCGATCATCCGCACGTTCGCCTCTGGCGATGGAATCGCTTGCCGAAATTACGCCTACCTTCCATTTGCTCACAGCTCATTCCTCCGTTTTTTCATTCGATTGTATTGTACACTTTTTTGGTCGTGCTGTAGATAGTGCCCGACGAAAAGAAAGCTCCTGACACAAAAGATTCACGTTTGGAAGAAACCACTCTCTGTGACAAGGCCATCCAGACAAATATCATGGGGCTCTCTCGGTACCTTATCGATCACCTGCATCGAGAAAGCAATCCCTACTAAAAAAGGACGCGAGCCAAGCGTGGCAAGAAACCTGTCGTAGTAGCCTCCCCCATACCCCATTCTTCCTCCCTGCCGATCAAAAGCTACACCGGGAACCAACACGGCATCGAGCTTGGACAAATCCGCTTCTTGCGCCATAGCTGGATCTGGCTCCCAAATACCGTACACTCCCTGTTTGAGCATGTGCTTCCCTTCGTATCGATAGGGAATGAGTCGTCGATCGGAGGGAAGGGTGAGTGGCAACCAGATTTCCTGTCCTCTGGTCCGAGCCTCTTCGACGAATGGAAAAATATCCAATTCCGCTCCAAACGGGTGAAAGGCCATGATCGCTCTTGCACGTGCCAGCTGCTCATTCTCCGCCAAAAGACGGCACACCTGGGCCGAATACTCACTGCGCTCCGCTGCTGGCAATGCTTTTCGCTCATCCATGATTCGACTCCGAAGTTGCTGCTTCACCGATTTTAGATTCATGTCCACGTCTTTCTCTCTCCCGTCATACAGGTAACATGCCCCAAGGCTTGTCCCTGACACACTCTCTAGGCTACACTGGCATTAGTATATAAAGAGGTGAAACTGATGATTTTGCTGCAAGCTGAACATATAGAAAAAACCTACGGCATCGAGACCATTTTACAAGACATCTCCTTGCAAATTCAAACGGGAGAAAGGGTCGGTCTCGTCGGCGTCAATGGCGCAGGGAAATCGACCTTGATGAAAATCCTCGCCGGTGACCTGAGCTACGATAGCGGGACGATCCGCATTCCAAAGGAAGTCTCCCTCGGCTATTTAGCCCAAAATGGCGGACTGGAATCCGAGCGCAGCATCTGGGATGAAATGCTCAGTGTATTTACCCATCTGCAACAGGAGGAAAAGGAGCTGCGTGAGCTCGAGGCGAAAATGGGTGACCCGGCTGTCATCGCGGATGACAAACGCTACCAGCAGATTTTGGAGAACTACTCCCACCGCTCGGAGGCGTTCAAGGAAAAAGGCGGTTACAGCTACGAAGGCTCCATTCGCGGCGTGCTGCACGGCTTGCGCTTTGCGGACATGGATTATCAGACCCCAATTCGCACCTTGAGCGGCGGTCAAAAGACCCGTCTGGCACTGGCGAAGCTGCTGTTGCAGTCACCGACGATCCTCCTGCTGGACGAGCCAACCAACTACTTGGACATCGAGACTCTCACCTGGTTGGAAACGTATCTGCAAAACTATCAAGGTGCCATCCTGGTCGTTTCCCATGACCGCTACTTCCTGGACAAGCTAGTAACCATTGTCTACGAAATTGAGCGACATCGTGCCACCCGATACGTCGGCAACTACAGCCGCTTTCTCGATCAGAAAGCATCCCGTCTAGAGCAAGAACTCAAACGCTTTGACAAACAACAAGAAGAGATCGCCAAGCTGGAAGATTTCATTGCACGCAATATCGCACGTGCCACGACGACAAAGCGTGCCCAGAGCCGACGCAAAACATTGGAGAAAATCGACCGCTTGGACAAGCCAATCATGCACAACAAGTCTGTCCACTTTTCTTTCGAAGTGTCCAAAATGAGTGGAAACATCGTCATGAAAGCAGCGAATGTGGCAATCGGTTATCCGGATGCCGTCCTCTCCCACGGGCTGACTTTTGAAATCGAGCGGGAAGAGAGGGTCGCTCTGGTCGGACCGAACGGAATCGGCAAATCCACTCTGCTCAAAACGATCGTCGGTCAGCTGAACGCTCTCAAAGGCGATGTCCAGTTCGGTAGTAACGTCACCATCGGCTACTACGATCAGGAGCACCGCAATCTGAATCTGAACAACACGGTTCTGGGCGAAATCTGGGATGAATACCCACAGATGCTGGAGAAAGATGTGCGGACGCTGCTCGGTAACTTCCTGTTCAGCGGAGACGATGTGCAAAAGCGCGTATCCGACCTGTCAGGTGGAGAACGTGCCCGCGTATCTCTCGCCAAACTGATGCTCAAGCAAGCAAATTTTCTGATCTTTGACGAGCCGACCAACCACTTGGACATTTACAGCAAGGAAGTACTCGAGAATGCTTTGTACGATTACCCTGGCACCATTTTGTTCGTGTCCCATGACCGTTACTTCTTAAACAAGATTGCCAGTCGCGTCCTGGAGCTGTCCCCGGACGGCGTAGCGAACTATCTAGGGAATTACGATTACTACGTGGAGAAAAAACAGGAGTTGGCCGAGCTGGCAGCCGAGCTCGCCGCACAGCCCACGAAAAAGCAAGGAGCTGTCGTTCAGCCAGAAAAGACCTCCTACGAGTTGGATAAGGAAGCCAAACGACGAGAGCGTCAGCGTATGCGCCGTCTGGAGGAAATCGAAGCAACCATTCAAAAGCAGGAAGCAGATATTGTCAAATGGGAGGAAGAGCTGTGTCTTCCCGAAATCTACAGCGATCATGTTCAGGCCAAGGAGCGCAACGACCTGATCCATGCAGCCCGTAAAGAGCTGGAGCAGCTGTACGACGAATGGAGCTCTCTCTCCGAGGAATAGCCACCTGGGCTCCCGCTTAAGCCGGTTAGGTCGAGCACTGTTCATCCTTTGGCTCGCCCAATGCCGCGTAGAGTGCTGGCACGACGAGGAAGATAATGCACGTCGCCGCTGTAACGATGCCGGAGTCATTGAGCACAAGACCAGCCAAAGACCCGGCAATCACACCGGAAAAGCCTTTCACTAAAAACGGTGTATCCATAGCCAGGTGACGAAGGAAGCGATCATTCCACAAGGCCAATAGTCCAAGTACGATGAGGGAGACGACGAACACCTTGCTCCAGATGGAGACACGGATTAATCGCACGTTCATCGCGATCTTTCTCTCGACCATTCTCCCTACTTCGTCCCACTGACCAGTCACGATCTGCTGAGAGACCCGCCCTATATGCGTTAACGGCTGATCGGTCAGAAGACTCCCCACTATCAGCGTGACGATGCCAATCATGAGGCCCCCTGTCAAAAGCAGGAGGCCTTTTTTTCCGATCGTCCACCCTTGCAAGCGAGAAAAAGCAACGAAAAATCCTACTAGCCCTGCCAGGAAACCACCCGCATCCGTTCCCAAGCCAGGCGCCACCATGTAATACAGTACGATTGCAAAGACCATCGCAGCGAGAAAGGGACGCATTCTTTGCCAGACCATCTGGTACCACGATGCTACAAACATGATCGCACTGCCAATCATCACCCCCTCGTACTCATTGCCCAACCCATAAAACCTCGCCCCGATCACCGGGTCATACCCCAAATAGGAGCGGCGCATCAAGGTCGCGCCTGTCCATCCGTCCACCAGTAAACAGAGGACTGTGACCCCACAAACGATCGCTGTAGTCTGCGCTAGGGTACGCTGTTCCAACCAAAAAGCCGCGAGCAGGGCTACCACAATCAAGACTCCGAGAACGACAGGACCGGAAGCCTCCCATTCTAGAAATCCTTCCAGAAGCAAAAGCACTGGGAAACAGAGCATGGACAGGAGTGCCAGTCTCACTCCTCGTCGCAACCGTTCGAGATTTCCCACCCCGTTTACCCGTTTGCCAACCATCCACAGAATCGCTGCACATGCCAACGTGATGATCTGCAGCATGACGAATGAATACAAGACAGAGGACCTCGTCGCGTATGTATGGTGGATCTGGCGAATTTGCTGTACGAGCTGCGCCTCATTTTTCTCCGAATCAATGCGCACTGCATGACCGGTCAATCCTTTTGGTGTTGGGACATCCAACCATGCGAGAATCGTCGGCAAAATATCTAGACCACTTATCAGGCCAGACTGCCTTGTCGTAGCGGAAGTAACCAAACCTGTTTCGTTTCCCCCCCATACGAGCACCGGAGGCAGTAACGCTTTTTCTTTGGCTGCCCTGACGTTGACAGCTGGCGAAAGGAGCATGACCTGCTGGTCCTCTCCACGGCCGTCGAGCAGCTTATCCAGAAACGCACCAATCATAGATAAAACCTGATGATACTGCCGCTCGAACTGGATGGGATCCATTTCATCAGCCATCTGGTAGAGTCGGGACAAATCTGAGAGCTGGACGGTGATCAACCCCGATCCACTATCTTCTCGTACTTGTTGGAGCAAAAATTCATAGTTGGTCTGAATTCCGTAGGGAGACCCGCGTTTGGTAAGTACCGTATTCTTTGACAAGTCACCCTTTGATACACGTCCTTGCTCATCCATAGCAAACAGAACACTATGGCGCTGACGGATATCTTCATAGTCTCCAGTGCCGTAGACCGCCACTGGGATGTGATGTGCCGTCAGTGTCTTTCCGAGCATTCCGATTTGCGGGGAGTAGGGTTTGTCCTGATTGTCCGCAAGCAGGCGGAAAATACCGGGAAACACGATGGAAGAACGCGCTAGCTTTTGCTCTTCATCCACAGCACTCAGCTCCTGCGCCCGTTCGCCCGCTGTCTCATAGGCAGATACGGCCTCCCACGGGTGATAGCCCGTCCCGCTTCGCTCGGTATACACCGCTTGCGCACCGCTTCCCATCAATAAATAACCGTTTGGCGCATTCCGTGCTCCTGGCGAACGGATGGACACTGCCCCTGCACCTGCTTGTCTGATCCACTTATCCACATGGGGATACTTTTGGAGCTGCTCCAGATCGAAAAAAGACATTCCTTCTACGAACAGAACGATCACTTGCGGCTTTTCCTTTGCCTGTCCTGTACTTGCGTTATTTGCACCTGCAAACAAAAGTAGGAATGACAGAACAATCAGCATGATGCTCTTCTTCATCGAAGCCCTCCTGTTGATAACCGCACCACTCTTATCCACATATTCCACAAAACAATCCACAACCTGAGGGTGATTTTCCCGGTCATTTTTCGTGTTATCACCAGTATTCACAGGAGGGGGAAGGAACAATCCAAAAAGTTATCCTTAAGCTGTGGATAACGTAAAAATACAAAAAAACATCCCCAGTCCTACCAGCCTTTTGAACGGCTATGATGGACGAGAGATGCTTTTCCTTGGAATGATCGTTGTGTCAGTGTTCGGAAAGCGACAAGCTAGGTACCCCATTCAGATCAAGCTCGGCAAACTGCCCTTTTTCATAACGAATGAAGCCGGCAGCAGCGATCATCGCGGCATTGTCCGTACACAGAGAAAACGGCGGGATCACTAGTGGAATCCCTTCTGCCTGACAACGGTTCTGCAGTCGATCACGCAGTCCGCGGTTGGCTGCTACACCGCCCGCCAGAAGCACTTGCTTGGCTCCGTATTCGCGGACCGCACGCAACGTCTTCTCTACCAGCACTTCCGTGACCGAATCCTGGAAGCTGGCTGCCAAATTGGCTGGCTCGATGGTCTCTCCTCGCTGCGCCGCATTGTGCAGTGTATTGAGTACAGCCGATTTCAAACCACTGAAGCTGAAGTCATACGAACCCGGTTCCAGCCACGAACGCGGCAACGGAACATTGGGTACTCCTTCATGCGCGAGACGGTCGATGTGCGGACCACCTGGATACGGCATCTGTAGTGCGCGAGCGACTTTGTCGTACGCTTCGCCTGCCGCATCGTCACGTGTTTCTCCCAAAATTTCAAACTGGCCGTGCTCTTTCATCCAGACAAGCTCGGTATGCCCGCCCGAAACGACCAGTGCGATTAGTGGAAAATCCATTTCTTCCACCAGACGGTTTGCATAAATATGCCCGGCAATATGGTGGACGCCGATGAGTGGAATTCCTCTTGCCAGCGAGATCGCTTTGGCAGCTGCTACTCCGACCAAGAGCGCACCAACCAATCCTGGTCCGTACGTCACGGCGATCGCCTGGATATCATCCAAGGTCTTGCCGGCTTCCTCCAATGCCTCTTCAATCGTCAGCGTTATGTTTTCCACATGGCGACGAGAAGCCACCTCTGGAACAACACCGCCAAAGCGCTTGTGAATATCTGCCTGTGAGGCAATGACATTGGAGAGTACTTCTCTTCCGTCGCGTACGACAGATGCTGATGTCTCATCGCAACTGGTCTCGATCCCAAGAATATAAATCGGTTCACCCGACTGTTTGTGTGTCTGATAGGCCTGCTGCACGCGCATATCGTAGCGCGACGTATATGTCCTGTTCATTACAAAGTCACCCACATAATAATTGCGTCCTCGTTATTATCGGAATAGTATCGTTTGCGTACCCCGTGCTCCTTGAAGCCCAGCTTGGTGTACATATTGCGTGCTACCGTATTGGACGGCCGCACTTCCAAGGTCATGCTCTTCGCGTGGAACATTCTCGCCACGTTCATCATCTTGATCATGAGACTGAGGCCAATCTTTTTCCCTCGGTACAAAGGATGTACCGCCACGTTGGTAATATGCGCCTCATCGATAATGATCCACATCCCGCAGTAGGCCACAATCCGATTTTGATGTACGACCACGACGTACCGAGCGTTTGGGTTTCTCGTCAGTTCATTGACGAAAGCATCCTGCGGCCAAGGTGTGGTAAACGCCAACCGCTCCAGATCCGCAACTGCACCGACGTCCTGCATTGTCATAAAACGGTATTCCAGTTCGTTTTGTTGAATCATTGAGATTACTCCTTTGCGGAACCCTCCTGCTTTTGGGCCAGCCATTTTGCTTCTGCTTCCGCCAATTGAAGGTACTCAGGGACCAGCTCATGCGCATTCCCACCGTCCTGCAGTCGACGCATCGCCAAGTATCCGATATGGGCGGCACGAGGATGATGCTGCGCCGGTGTTGCGAAGCGCGCTTGCTCACCCAACCCTTGGACAATGGCTTCCCGATGCAGGCGAACATCTTCGCCAAGAAACAGGATCGGATCTCCTTGAGCCCGTTCCCGAAGAAGCGGTAGCCATTCCTGCAAGAGGATGATTTTTTCGTTCTCCTGCAAAAGGACGGACTCCATTCCTTCCGTCCGGTAGCACCCCGAGTAAACCTGGCCTCTACGCGCATCGAACAACGGCACGATCAGGCCGGGAAAACCAACTGCGTTCATAGCGACTACCTGCAAGCTTGAGATACCAATCACGGGCAAGTTCAGGGACCAGGCCATACTTTTGGCTGTTGCTACGCCGATGCGCACTCCTGTGTATGATCCGGGACCTTTTGCTACGCCCAGTCCGCTCAATTGCTCAGGCAGTGTCCCCGTTGCATCCAGCAGCTCAGAGATACAGTCCATGAGACGGATCGAATGGTTCTTTTGTTGATTGGTCGTCATCTCTGCCAAAACCCGTTCTTCCTCAACAATGGCTACACTTAACACCAGATTGGACGTGTCAATTGCCAGTACGCGCATCAAAATCAAACTCCTCACACAAATTCACGTAACGCACACCCTGCGGTACCAGCTCAATCAGACGTACGTCCTCTCCTTCTCTACCAAGCAAGACCGTTAACCGGTCTGCCGGGAGCACTTCCTCAATTAAGGAAGCCCACTCTACCACACAGACTCCTTCTCCAAAAAAGTAATCGTCAAGCCCGAGTGAGTCTGCATCATCGCCCACCCGGTAAACATCCATATGATATAACGGCAAGCGCCCCTGATACTCTTTTATGATCGTAAACGTCGGACTGTTCACCACTTGTCGAACACCGAGACCTCTGCCCAGTCCTTGGGTGAACGTCGTTTTCCCCGCTCCCAGATCTCCCTCCAGCGCCATGAAGTCTCCAGGCTGTAAAAAGGTAGCGAGTCTCTCCGCGAAGCGATGAGTCTCCTCGACCCCCGAGAGCGTCCACTTGTAAGCCATTCTTGTCATCCCCTTTTATTCGCGCTGCCCAAAATGATTGAATCCGGCTTTGGGCAATGGCATCTGCCTGCCCTCTCTTTTGCATGTGACAGATGCTTCGGCAGCACTCGATTCCACGCGGCCTATGACCGAAAATGGAATACCTGCTGCTGCGAATTGCTCCCTCAACGTATCCACGTAGCCTGCGTCTACCGTTCCTACGAGCTGGTAGTCCTCACCACCGTAAAAGGCCCAATCCAACGGGTCTTTCCCTACTTGCTCGGCATAGGATGAGAGCTCCTCGCTGATCGGAATCAAGCTGGCGTCAACACAAAGCTCCACCCGACTCGCTTCGGCAATTTCCCATAATTCCGAGGCTAGACCGTCGCTGACGTCATTTAATGCTCCACATGCCTGTGAAGTCAGCAATAATCTCCCAGCTGTCACCTGTGCGGTAGGGCGCTGATGCGCCTGTATCAGTTGTTGAAACTGGTTTGGTATTCCTTCACCTGTATTCTTTTGCTGCAACAGCAGGTGTAATCCGGCGGCAGAGCTCCCCACGTACCCGGTCACAAACACTGCCTGACCAACCTGGGCTTGGGAACGGCGTATCGCTCGTCCCTTTTCCACCTCACCCAGCACAGTTACGGAAAGATGCAGAGCGTCTGGAGCTGATACCGTATCTCCACCAATCAGCCGCACATCGTACGTTTCGCAAGCCTCATAGATGCCGTCGTAGATTTGACTGGTCTGTGTTGCCGACCAGTTGGGAGAAACCGCGATACTGACCAATGCATATCGGGCAAGCCCGCCCATGGCAGCGACATCACTTATATTACTGATGACCGCCTTGTATCCAATGTCGCTCGGGTGCATCGTTTCTTTTAAAAAATGAACGGTTTCGACCATCGCATCACAGCAAGCCACCACTTCCATGGCAGGCGTCGGAGTAAAGACAGCGGCATCATCCCCGATTCCGACGGTCAAGCCGTCTCCTTCCTGTCCGTCCGAACGTCTCGTCCATTGCCGGATCAGGGAAAATTCATCGTGTGCCACCTGGAACGCTCCTTTACGGCATAGTCAGTCCATTATAACGCTGCTGTCCAAAGGCGTGCAAGGAAGCCCCGCGCGTCCGAGTGCTTCATGAAGAGGCAGGTTCTTTCAGCTCGCGCAAGATCAGCTTTCCACTGCAGCGTCCGCAGCGGAAACGGGACGGATTCATTTTTCGCTTTCGCTTGTAGCTCATGCCACACGCCTGACAGACCAGTTCATAGCGATAAGGCAGTCTCGTACGCCCGTTACCTACCTGTTGGCAGTATCTGCTTCCTCCTACCTGTTTGAGGAGGACTTGAAAATCACGATCCGCGTGACGATAGCCCCGCTTGGCCAGGTGTAGATGGTAGTGGCACAGCTCATGCTTGATTATGGCCACGAGTTCTTCCATTCCATGCTCCTCCAAGTGCTTCGGATTCATCTCGATATCATGGGAGCGCAGCAAATATCGTCCCCCTGTCGTACGCAGCCTGCTGTTAAAGCGAGCCTGATGACGAAAGGGCACGGCAAAAAATTGGGCGGATATGTCCTCCACCAATTTCTGCAATTCCTGATCGGTCATCTCTTCTCCTCCGTTCCTCTCTTTCTTTTCACGATAGCAGTTCCGGTTGAAAAGTGCCAGACAGATAGGCTACACTGGTTGGTAGAAAAGTAGAATGGTGGAGGAGCTTATGCGCTATTTGCTGTTGCAGGAAGGTACCGGACTACAATTCGTCGCGCTGCCGGAATCGCACATGTATCAACTGGTCGCTCTTTTGAAGCGGCTGCACAAAGAAATCGACAAACTAACTATCGCAGATCGACCAGATCTCCCTCATGTCGTCGCGGAATGCGCCAACCTGGAATTGCTGAGCAATGTTTATACGATCGTGGATGGCCTGGACTATGTCAGTCAACTGGAAGCCCGCTTCGCTTCTTTGCAGGAAAGCGAGTATCCGTTGATTTCACTTTTGACGGAAATACGTGCACTGCAAGCGCAGCTGGAGTATTTGCACGAAGAAGAGTAAGGGAAAGTAAAAAATAGGTACCTCCGGTTCGTCCACTGCATACACTTGCCAGTAGACGATGAACTCCAGGAGGTACCTTCATGCCACAATGGATGCGTAGGCAGTTGCAGCGTGCCTTCAGCGGAAAGGATGTTCGGCAGATTCGTTTGCTGAACAGTTGTTGGTTCTTATATTGGGAAAAGCATGGCGGTCGTCCCGAGTAACAGGACACCGCCTTTTTGTTTACTCTTACCCCTCTGATGGTGCGATCAGGGTCAGTCCGACGCGCTGACGTTTTTCATCGATTTCCACGACCCAAACGTCCACGATATCCCCCACCGTCACCACTTCAAGCGGATGCTTTACAAAGCCTTTTTTCAAGCGCGAAATGTGCACCAGGCCATCATTTTTCAGGCCGATGTCCACGAATGCTCCGAAGTCAACGACGTTTCGAACCGTTCCTTGAAGCTTCATGCCCACTCCGAGATCTGATAGCTGGAGAACATCGCTGCGCAGCAGTGGCTTAGGCAGTTCGTCGCGCGGATCACGTCCTGGACGCAACAGACTTTCCACGATATCTGCTAACGTCGGCTCACCAATCCCTAGATCCCGTGCTATCTCTGATACGTTTAGTGACTGCAGTCGTTCCTTGCAACGGTCACTCCCGATCTCCTCTGATGCAACCCCGATTATCTGCAGAAGCTTGTGGGTCGCATCGTAGGACTCAGGGTGAATAGGGGTCTTGTCTAATGGATTACTTCCCTCCATCACGCGCAAAAAGCCGATGCATTGCTCGTACGTTTTAGCGCCAAGACGTGGCACATCCTTCAACTGAGCGCGCGAGGCAAACATGCCGACCTCGTCCCGTTTTTTCACAATATTGCCCGCCACTTGTTTGCTGATGCCAGATACATATTGCAAAAGGGAGGACGAAGCCGTATTGACGTCTACTCCTACGTGGTTTACTGCGGATTCAACGACAAATTGCAGACTGTCTGCCAGGCGGGATTGAGATACGTCATGCTGATACTGCCCGACCCCAACCGATTTCGGATCGATCTTGACCAATTCAGCCAGCGGGTCTTGTAGCCGACGCGCAATCGATGCGGCGCTCCGCTCAGCTACGTCTAGCTCAGGAAACTCTTCCTTTGCCAGTGCAGAAGCCGAGTAAACGGAAGCCCCTGCCTCGTTGACGATGATGTACATCACGTCTTTCCCAAGTTCCTTGAGCACATTGGCGATGAACTGCTCGGTTTCCCGCGATGCGGTTCCGTTGCCGATCGCTACGACCGTGACCTGATACGTCGTAATCAGTTGTTTGACCTTTGCCGCAGCCTCTGCTACCTTATTGACCGGCGGTGTAGGATACACGACGGCTACCTCAAGCAGCTTGCCCGTTTCGTCGACGACGGCCAGCTTGCAGCCTGTCCGAAACGCCGGGTCAACTCCCAGCACAACTTTGCCTTTGACAGGCGGCTGGAGCAACAGATTGCGCAGGTTTTCCGCAAATATGTGGATGGCACGCTCTTCTGCTGTCTCGGTCAACTCGGAGCGCACTTCACGCTCGATAGAAGGTGCGATCAACCGTTTGTAGGCGTCTTCAACCGTCAGTTCTAGCAACGATCGTACGACTGTCTCGCGCGGGATTACACGCCTTTGTATCCATGGCAGGATCTCCGCTACAGGAGCCTCCACCGTCACTTTCAAAATTCCTTCGCTCTCTCCGCGATTCATCGCCAGCACACGGTGCGGCACGACCTTTTTCAATGGTTCACTGTACGCATAGTACATTTGATAGACATTTTTCTCATCGGCTTCATCCGCTTTTTGCTCCGACAGCAACAGCCCTTTTTGCAAGGTGCGCTGGCGGGTCCATTGACGAATGTCCGGATCATCTGAGATATGCTCAGCTACGATGTCCATCGCCCCTTGCAAAGCAGCCTCGATGGTTTCCACACCTTTTTCCGGGTTGATATACTGAGCGGCCTCTG from Brevibacillus choshinensis carries:
- a CDS encoding molybdopterin-binding protein codes for the protein MVDKPQMREVPVREAIGMMLPHDMTQILPGEFKGRLFKKGHVVTEADIEPLLSIGKEHIYVLEMPEGFIHEEEAGIRIAKAVSGGGLTLTEPYEGKVSMKASRTGLAKINEEAVHALNALDGIAFSTMYGDQVVHPGHTLAATRIIPLIMEEKRIIELEELAKQFDGPIVQVKLFQEKRIGLVTTGGEVFSGRIADKFGPAIRNKVEALGSEVVEQRFAPDDKEMIEKEINAFLEQGVDMILVTGGMSVDPDDRTPGAIAGVGAEVVRYGTPMLPGSMLMVAYKGDIPILGLPGAVMHEKFTSFDVFLPRILAGERIEAADMTRLGYGGLRKG
- a CDS encoding MogA/MoaB family molybdenum cofactor biosynthesis protein, yielding MSKWKVGVISASDSIARGERADDRIPIIRQLTTEWLRVDVAVYRAVADDMEDLKEHMIELVDREKCDLLIVTGGTGLSPRDVTPEVTAWVTDRPVPGLAEEMRRAGLQQSRRAMLTRAVAGTRGNSLIINLPGNPTGVEICYNAIGDMLGDALHILQGTGEANEDWGGLGW
- a CDS encoding 5-formyltetrahydrofolate cyclo-ligase; the protein is MNLKSVKQQLRSRIMDERKALPAAERSEYSAQVCRLLAENEQLARARAIMAFHPFGAELDIFPFVEEARTRGQEIWLPLTLPSDRRLIPYRYEGKHMLKQGVYGIWEPDPAMAQEADLSKLDAVLVPGVAFDRQGGRMGYGGGYYDRFLATLGSRPFLVGIAFSMQVIDKVPREPHDICLDGLVTESGFFQT
- a CDS encoding ABC-F family ATP-binding cassette domain-containing protein, which encodes MILLQAEHIEKTYGIETILQDISLQIQTGERVGLVGVNGAGKSTLMKILAGDLSYDSGTIRIPKEVSLGYLAQNGGLESERSIWDEMLSVFTHLQQEEKELRELEAKMGDPAVIADDKRYQQILENYSHRSEAFKEKGGYSYEGSIRGVLHGLRFADMDYQTPIRTLSGGQKTRLALAKLLLQSPTILLLDEPTNYLDIETLTWLETYLQNYQGAILVVSHDRYFLDKLVTIVYEIERHRATRYVGNYSRFLDQKASRLEQELKRFDKQQEEIAKLEDFIARNIARATTTKRAQSRRKTLEKIDRLDKPIMHNKSVHFSFEVSKMSGNIVMKAANVAIGYPDAVLSHGLTFEIEREERVALVGPNGIGKSTLLKTIVGQLNALKGDVQFGSNVTIGYYDQEHRNLNLNNTVLGEIWDEYPQMLEKDVRTLLGNFLFSGDDVQKRVSDLSGGERARVSLAKLMLKQANFLIFDEPTNHLDIYSKEVLENALYDYPGTILFVSHDRYFLNKIASRVLELSPDGVANYLGNYDYYVEKKQELAELAAELAAQPTKKQGAVVQPEKTSYELDKEAKRRERQRMRRLEEIEATIQKQEADIVKWEEELCLPEIYSDHVQAKERNDLIHAARKELEQLYDEWSSLSEE
- the tsaD gene encoding tRNA (adenosine(37)-N6)-threonylcarbamoyltransferase complex transferase subunit TsaD, with translation MNRTYTSRYDMRVQQAYQTHKQSGEPIYILGIETSCDETSASVVRDGREVLSNVIASQADIHKRFGGVVPEVASRRHVENITLTIEEALEEAGKTLDDIQAIAVTYGPGLVGALLVGVAAAKAISLARGIPLIGVHHIAGHIYANRLVEEMDFPLIALVVSGGHTELVWMKEHGQFEILGETRDDAAGEAYDKVARALQMPYPGGPHIDRLAHEGVPNVPLPRSWLEPGSYDFSFSGLKSAVLNTLHNAAQRGETIEPANLAASFQDSVTEVLVEKTLRAVREYGAKQVLLAGGVAANRGLRDRLQNRCQAEGIPLVIPPFSLCTDNAAMIAAAGFIRYEKGQFAELDLNGVPSLSLSEH
- the rimI gene encoding ribosomal protein S18-alanine N-acetyltransferase, with the translated sequence MIQQNELEYRFMTMQDVGAVADLERLAFTTPWPQDAFVNELTRNPNARYVVVVHQNRIVAYCGMWIIIDEAHITNVAVHPLYRGKKIGLSLMIKMMNVARMFHAKSMTLEVRPSNTVARNMYTKLGFKEHGVRKRYYSDNNEDAIIMWVTL
- the tsaB gene encoding tRNA (adenosine(37)-N6)-threonylcarbamoyltransferase complex dimerization subunit type 1 TsaB, giving the protein MRVLAIDTSNLVLSVAIVEEERVLAEMTTNQQKNHSIRLMDCISELLDATGTLPEQLSGLGVAKGPGSYTGVRIGVATAKSMAWSLNLPVIGISSLQVVAMNAVGFPGLIVPLFDARRGQVYSGCYRTEGMESVLLQENEKIILLQEWLPLLRERAQGDPILFLGEDVRLHREAIVQGLGEQARFATPAQHHPRAAHIGYLAMRRLQDGGNAHELVPEYLQLAEAEAKWLAQKQEGSAKE
- the tsaE gene encoding tRNA (adenosine(37)-N6)-threonylcarbamoyltransferase complex ATPase subunit type 1 TsaE, giving the protein MAYKWTLSGVEETHRFAERLATFLQPGDFMALEGDLGAGKTTFTQGLGRGLGVRQVVNSPTFTIIKEYQGRLPLYHMDVYRVGDDADSLGLDDYFFGEGVCVVEWASLIEEVLPADRLTVLLGREGEDVRLIELVPQGVRYVNLCEEFDFDARTGN